A part of Streptomyces sp. NBC_00557 genomic DNA contains:
- a CDS encoding FadR/GntR family transcriptional regulator: MRQDEIEGGARRAVFSPVDNRARVDAVVRRIGDAIELGLLADGEQLPGETELAGQLGVSTVTLREALMALRQQGLVTTRRGRGGGSFVSLPEVPADDRLKARLRGWSTEELRDLGDHWAALSGAAARLAAQRTEPEDLSPLRRTAEELSRAGDAAARSRLYGRFHVELAAAAQSARLTREQVALQSEIGALLCLVLTDDTYREEVADRHRSVISAVQDGAHETAGTLAERCVRESTARLVAVRLTL, translated from the coding sequence ATGAGGCAGGACGAGATCGAGGGCGGTGCCCGCCGGGCCGTCTTCAGCCCGGTGGACAACCGGGCCCGCGTGGACGCGGTCGTGCGCCGCATCGGCGACGCCATCGAGCTGGGCCTCCTCGCCGACGGCGAGCAGCTGCCCGGCGAGACCGAGCTGGCCGGCCAGCTCGGCGTCTCCACCGTCACCCTGCGCGAGGCGCTCATGGCCCTGCGGCAGCAGGGCCTGGTCACCACCCGCCGGGGACGCGGCGGCGGCAGCTTCGTCTCCCTGCCCGAAGTCCCCGCCGACGACCGGCTCAAGGCCCGCCTGCGCGGCTGGAGCACTGAGGAACTGCGCGACCTCGGCGACCACTGGGCCGCCCTGTCCGGCGCCGCCGCACGGCTCGCGGCGCAGCGCACCGAACCCGAGGACCTTTCCCCACTGCGCCGCACGGCCGAGGAGCTGAGCCGGGCCGGGGACGCGGCGGCACGCAGCCGGCTGTACGGCCGCTTCCACGTCGAACTTGCGGCGGCCGCCCAGTCCGCCCGGCTCACCCGCGAACAGGTCGCCCTGCAGAGCGAGATCGGCGCCCTGCTGTGCCTGGTCCTGACCGACGACACATATCGTGAAGAAGTTGCGGACCGTCACCGCTCCGTAATCTCCGCCGTGCAAGATGGGGCCCACGAAACGGCCGGCACGCTGGCCGAGCGGTGCGTCAGGGAGTCGACGGCGCGGCTCGTCGCCGTACGGCTCACCCTCTGA
- a CDS encoding ABC transporter ATP-binding protein encodes MQGIAVRLQDLRKSFGETTAVAGVDLEIRDGEFFSMLGPSGSGKTTVLRLVAGFETPDQGRIELAGQEVTGLAPFERDVHTVFQDYALFPHMTVEQNVAYGLKVRKVPKAERLVRARKALAEVRLEGYGQRRPAQLSGGQRQRVALARALVGRPRVLLLDEPLGALDLKLRQQMQVELKAIQREVGITFVFVTHDQEEALTMSDRIAVFDQGRIAQVGTPAEIYERPATPFVASFVGTSNLLDGEAAHRIVGTPGTYNIRPEKIRVLKESADADEPEHTSAVGTVAEVVYLGDATRFLVDLDGGGRLTALQQNLETSSEDVAALRGSRVRLTWHRRHAVRLPS; translated from the coding sequence ATGCAGGGAATTGCGGTCCGGCTGCAGGACCTGCGGAAGTCCTTCGGTGAGACGACCGCCGTGGCCGGGGTCGACCTGGAGATCCGGGACGGGGAGTTCTTCTCCATGCTCGGCCCGTCCGGGTCCGGCAAGACGACGGTCCTCCGGCTGGTCGCCGGGTTCGAGACACCGGACCAGGGCCGGATCGAACTCGCCGGCCAGGAGGTCACCGGCCTCGCCCCGTTCGAGCGGGACGTGCACACGGTGTTCCAGGACTACGCCCTGTTCCCGCACATGACGGTCGAGCAGAACGTCGCCTACGGGCTGAAGGTCCGCAAGGTGCCGAAGGCCGAACGGCTCGTGCGCGCCCGCAAGGCCCTCGCCGAGGTCCGCCTCGAGGGCTACGGTCAGCGGCGCCCGGCCCAGCTCTCCGGCGGGCAGCGCCAGCGCGTCGCCCTCGCCCGCGCGCTCGTCGGCCGGCCCCGGGTGCTGCTGCTGGACGAGCCCCTCGGCGCCCTCGACCTGAAACTGCGCCAGCAGATGCAGGTCGAACTGAAGGCGATCCAGCGGGAGGTGGGCATCACCTTCGTCTTCGTCACCCACGACCAGGAGGAGGCCCTGACGATGAGCGACCGCATCGCCGTCTTCGACCAGGGCCGCATCGCCCAGGTCGGCACGCCCGCCGAGATATACGAGCGCCCCGCGACGCCCTTCGTCGCCTCCTTCGTCGGCACCTCGAACCTGCTCGACGGCGAGGCGGCCCACCGGATCGTCGGCACCCCGGGCACCTACAACATCCGGCCGGAGAAGATCCGCGTCCTGAAGGAGTCCGCCGACGCGGACGAGCCCGAGCACACCAGCGCCGTCGGCACGGTCGCCGAAGTCGTCTATCTGGGCGACGCGACGCGCTTCCTGGTCGACCTCGACGGCGGTGGCCGGCTCACCGCGCTGCAGCAGAACCTGGAGACCTCCTCCGAGGACGTCGCCGCGCTGCGCGGCAGCCGGGTGCGCCTGACCTGGCACCGCCGGCACGCCGTCCGGCTGCCCTCCTGA
- a CDS encoding ABC transporter substrate-binding protein → MRPTRTLRAAACAAALLLAAACDSSGSGSSSATGLNPPDLKAPTKLGKTEGQVNLIAWAGYVEDGSTDPKTDWVHPFEKQTGCQVHSKVAASSDEMVKLMKTGEYDAVSASGDASLRLIAAGDAAPVNTSLVPNYKDVFAGLKNGPWNSVKGQMYGIPHGRGANLLMYNTEKVRPAPTSWSAVFDDAARYRGHVTAYDSPIYIADAALYLKATKPELKIKDPYALDQKQFDAAVALLKQQNKNVGEYWSDYLKEVSAFKSGDSVVGTTWQVIANLASSEGAKVKALVPKEGSTGWSDTWMVYSKAKHPNCAYKWLNWIVSPKVNAEVAEYFGEAPANSKACAQTSDKNFCTVYHAADENYWKKIAFWNTPIEQCLDGRKDVKCVPYAKWVQAWTEIKG, encoded by the coding sequence GTGCGTCCCACCCGTACCCTGCGCGCCGCCGCCTGTGCCGCCGCGCTCCTGCTCGCCGCCGCCTGCGACTCCTCCGGGTCGGGCAGTTCGTCCGCGACCGGGCTCAACCCGCCCGACCTCAAGGCCCCCACGAAGCTGGGAAAGACGGAGGGCCAGGTCAATCTGATCGCCTGGGCCGGCTATGTGGAGGACGGCTCGACCGACCCCAAGACCGACTGGGTCCACCCCTTCGAGAAGCAGACCGGCTGCCAGGTCCACTCCAAGGTCGCCGCCAGCTCGGACGAGATGGTCAAGCTGATGAAGACCGGCGAGTACGACGCCGTCTCCGCCTCCGGCGACGCCTCCCTGCGCCTGATCGCCGCCGGCGACGCGGCTCCCGTCAACACCTCCCTGGTGCCCAACTACAAGGATGTCTTCGCCGGGCTCAAGAACGGCCCCTGGAACTCCGTGAAGGGGCAGATGTACGGCATCCCGCACGGCCGGGGCGCCAACCTGCTGATGTACAACACCGAGAAGGTCAGGCCCGCGCCCACCTCCTGGTCCGCCGTCTTCGACGACGCCGCGCGGTACAGGGGGCACGTCACCGCGTACGACTCGCCGATCTACATCGCCGACGCCGCCCTCTATCTCAAGGCCACCAAGCCGGAGTTGAAGATCAAGGACCCGTACGCGCTGGACCAGAAGCAGTTCGACGCGGCGGTGGCGCTGCTCAAGCAGCAGAACAAGAACGTCGGCGAGTACTGGAGCGACTACCTGAAGGAGGTCTCCGCCTTCAAGAGCGGAGACTCGGTGGTCGGCACCACCTGGCAGGTCATCGCCAACCTCGCCTCCTCCGAGGGCGCCAAGGTCAAGGCGCTGGTGCCGAAGGAGGGTTCGACCGGCTGGTCCGACACCTGGATGGTGTACAGCAAGGCCAAGCACCCCAACTGCGCCTACAAGTGGCTGAACTGGATCGTCTCGCCCAAGGTCAACGCCGAGGTCGCCGAGTACTTCGGCGAGGCGCCGGCCAACTCCAAGGCGTGCGCGCAGACCAGTGACAAGAACTTCTGCACGGTCTACCACGCGGCCGACGAGAACTACTGGAAGAAGATCGCCTTCTGGAACACGCCCATCGAGCAGTGCCTGGACGGCCGCAAGGACGTGAAGTGCGTGCCGTACGCCAAGTGGGTGCAGGCCTGGACCGAGATCAAGGGCTGA
- a CDS encoding ABC transporter permease, with amino-acid sequence MTTQATTAAGRGTVRRLAGSLHRRPRLRLTLLLTAPLLWLAVLYLGSLTVLFLSAFWTTNSFTSEVVKVWSTDNFRELFTTPVFRQVILRSVGVALAVTVLCAVIAFPVAFYTARVARPKWRPLLVVAILTPLWASYLVKVYAWRLILSEGGLADWMLAPFGLSGPGFGLPATVLTLTYLWLPYMILPIHTALEQLPANLLDASADLGARAGRTFRSVVLPMVLPSVAAGSVFTFSLSLGDYITVQIVGGKTQLIGNLVYSNIELNLPMAAALGTVPVVVIVLYLLAIRRTGALNSL; translated from the coding sequence GTGACCACCCAAGCGACGACCGCCGCCGGCCGGGGAACCGTCCGGCGGCTCGCCGGAAGCCTGCACCGCAGGCCCCGGCTGCGGCTGACGCTGTTGCTCACCGCCCCGCTGCTCTGGCTGGCCGTGCTCTACCTCGGCTCGCTGACGGTCCTGTTCCTCTCCGCGTTCTGGACCACGAACTCCTTCACCTCCGAGGTGGTGAAGGTCTGGTCGACGGACAACTTCCGCGAGCTGTTCACCACGCCCGTCTTCCGCCAGGTGATCCTGCGCAGCGTGGGGGTCGCGCTCGCGGTGACCGTGCTGTGCGCCGTGATCGCCTTTCCGGTCGCCTTCTACACGGCGCGGGTCGCCCGGCCGAAGTGGCGTCCGCTGCTCGTGGTGGCCATCCTCACCCCGCTGTGGGCGAGTTACCTGGTCAAGGTGTACGCCTGGCGGCTGATCCTGTCCGAGGGCGGCCTCGCCGACTGGATGCTGGCGCCGTTCGGGCTGAGCGGCCCCGGCTTCGGCCTGCCGGCCACCGTGCTCACCCTGACGTACCTGTGGCTGCCGTACATGATCCTGCCGATCCACACGGCCCTGGAGCAGCTGCCGGCGAACCTGCTCGACGCCTCGGCCGATCTCGGGGCGCGGGCCGGGCGGACGTTCCGCTCGGTGGTCCTGCCGATGGTGCTGCCCTCGGTCGCGGCCGGCTCGGTGTTCACGTTCTCGCTGAGCCTCGGCGACTACATCACCGTGCAGATCGTCGGCGGCAAGACGCAGCTGATCGGCAATCTCGTGTACTCCAACATCGAGCTGAACCTGCCCATGGCCGCCGCGCTGGGCACCGTGCCGGTGGTCGTGATCGTCCTGTATCTGCTGGCGATCCGCCGCACCGGCGCCCTGAACAGCCTGTAG